Proteins from one Malania oleifera isolate guangnan ecotype guangnan chromosome 4, ASM2987363v1, whole genome shotgun sequence genomic window:
- the LOC131154517 gene encoding ACD11 homolog protein isoform X1, producing MRDAILVSEKRVEERFGTTMNGEEVWEVKARVTPLSAMAEAFERLEKLVKRSSQDLRLRTLCDACSLVSVLFSSLGIAFKFAELEYVSKVHNLMEASKTYNTLQNILDLDVKNDTVRTPGSLSRNLRRVRQGLDLIRALFEQFLSPDECSLKEAASTAYAQVCAPYHTWAIRTAVFAGMYTLPTREQLLIKLNETCEFVFFVISYFWNRNAIMSFNVRLPFESLSLSLSLSK from the exons ATGAGAGATGCTATTTTGGTGAGTGAGAAGAGGGTAGAAGAAAGGTTCGGAACCACCATGAATGGAGAAGAGGTCTGGGAGGTGAAGGCGAGGGTGACGCCTCTGTCGGCCATGGCAGAGGCGTTCGAGCGACTGGAGAAGCTGGTCAAGCGTAGCTCTCAGGACCTCCGCCTCAGGACCCTGTGCGATGCTTGCTCTCTCGTCTCCGTTCTCTTTAGCTCTCTCGGCATCGCTTTCAAATTCGCCGAGTTGGAGTACGTATCCAAG GTGCACAATCTAATGGAAGCATCGAAGACGTACAACACTTTACAGAATATACTTGACCTTGATGTAAAAAATGACACAGTGAGAACACCAGGAAGTCTTTCACGTAATTTACGTCGAGTTAGGCAGGGTCTTGACCTCATCAGAGCTTTATTTGAACAATTTTTATCACCAGA TGAATGTTCTTTAAAAGAAGCAGCTTCAACAGCTTATGCACAAGTTTGTGCACCATACCATACATGGGCAATCAGGACAGCGGTTTTTGCAGGAATGTATACCCTACCTACCCGTGAACAGCTTCTGATAAAGCTCAACGAAACCTGTGAGTTTGTATTTTTTGTAATTAGTTACTTCTGGAATAGAAATGCAATTATGTCATTCAATGTTAGGCTGCCctttgaatctctctctctctctctctctctctctaaatga
- the LOC131154517 gene encoding ACD11 homolog protein isoform X2, translating into MRDAILVSEKRVEERFGTTMNGEEVWEVKARVTPLSAMAEAFERLEKLVKRSSQDLRLRTLCDACSLVSVLFSSLGIAFKFAELEYVSKVHNLMEASKTYNTLQNILDLDVKNDTVRTPGSLSRNLRRVRQGLDLIRALFEQFLSPDECSLKEAASTAYAQVCAPYHTWAIRTAVFAGMYTLPTREQLLIKLNETYQSAEKEMKRYIDASLPVIEYIDKLYISRSISLDW; encoded by the exons ATGAGAGATGCTATTTTGGTGAGTGAGAAGAGGGTAGAAGAAAGGTTCGGAACCACCATGAATGGAGAAGAGGTCTGGGAGGTGAAGGCGAGGGTGACGCCTCTGTCGGCCATGGCAGAGGCGTTCGAGCGACTGGAGAAGCTGGTCAAGCGTAGCTCTCAGGACCTCCGCCTCAGGACCCTGTGCGATGCTTGCTCTCTCGTCTCCGTTCTCTTTAGCTCTCTCGGCATCGCTTTCAAATTCGCCGAGTTGGAGTACGTATCCAAG GTGCACAATCTAATGGAAGCATCGAAGACGTACAACACTTTACAGAATATACTTGACCTTGATGTAAAAAATGACACAGTGAGAACACCAGGAAGTCTTTCACGTAATTTACGTCGAGTTAGGCAGGGTCTTGACCTCATCAGAGCTTTATTTGAACAATTTTTATCACCAGA TGAATGTTCTTTAAAAGAAGCAGCTTCAACAGCTTATGCACAAGTTTGTGCACCATACCATACATGGGCAATCAGGACAGCGGTTTTTGCAGGAATGTATACCCTACCTACCCGTGAACAGCTTCTGATAAAGCTCAACGAAACCT ATCAGTCAGCAGAGAAGGAAATGAAAAGGTATATAGATGCCTCACTTCCAGTTATAGAGTACATTGATAAACTTTACATATCCAGGAGTATCAGCTTGGACTGGTGA